In one window of Chryseobacterium viscerum DNA:
- the rimM gene encoding ribosome maturation factor RimM (Essential for efficient processing of 16S rRNA), protein MRKEDCYFLGKITRRHGLAGNVILKLDTDQPELYNKLESIFVEINGLLVPFFIERSSWSKLDALNLAFKNSSEAIIDQVLGKNVYLPLASLPKLSGKQFYYHEIIGFEIFDQNDNNCGVIRSVNDQTAQVYFITNLDGKEVVIPMIKDWILEVDREERIIKMELPEGLIDVFLVPSKKDE, encoded by the coding sequence ATGCGTAAAGAAGATTGCTATTTTTTAGGTAAAATCACACGCAGACATGGACTTGCGGGTAACGTAATCCTTAAATTGGATACGGACCAACCCGAGCTTTACAATAAATTGGAATCAATATTCGTTGAAATCAACGGATTATTGGTTCCATTTTTTATTGAAAGATCATCGTGGAGCAAACTTGATGCTCTGAATCTTGCATTCAAAAACTCTTCTGAGGCTATCATAGACCAGGTATTGGGTAAAAATGTTTACCTTCCGCTTGCTTCACTGCCTAAACTTTCAGGAAAACAGTTCTATTACCACGAAATCATCGGGTTTGAAATTTTTGATCAAAATGATAACAACTGTGGAGTGATCAGATCCGTAAACGATCAGACGGCACAGGTGTATTTCATTACCAATCTGGATGGAAAAGAAGTGGTTATTCCTATGATAAAAGACTGGATTCTTGAAGTTGACAGAGAAGAAAGAATAATCAAAATGGAACTCCCTGAAGGTCTTATTGATGTATTCCTTGTTCCATCCAAGAAAGACGAATAA